A single window of Anomaloglossus baeobatrachus isolate aAnoBae1 chromosome 5, aAnoBae1.hap1, whole genome shotgun sequence DNA harbors:
- the LOC142312024 gene encoding uncharacterized protein LOC142312024, which produces MQSKSHRNAIEHEMAYIGEKPFLCSKCGKCFNRKSHFIRHQRTHTGEKPFSCSEYWKCFSTKSNLVQHQKLHTGEKPFSCSECGKCFSKKREIVQHQRIHTGEKPFSCSECGKCFSRKPILVSHQRIHTGEKPFSCLECGTCFSTKGEIVQHQRIHTGVDPFSCSECGKCFSTKSNLVQHQKLHTGEKRFSCYECGKCFSTKGSIVKHQKIHTGADPFSCSECGKCFSTKSNLVQHKKLHTGEKPFSCSECGKCFSTKGSIVKHQIIHTGEKPFSCSECGKCFSRKFEIVSHLRIHTGEKPFFCSECGIYCSTRSNLVQHQKTHTGEKPFSCSE; this is translated from the coding sequence ATGCAAAGCAAAAGTCATAGAAATGCTATTGAACATGAAATGGCTTAcataggggagaaaccatttttatgttcaaaatgtgggaaatgttttaatcggaaATCACATTTTAttagacatcaaagaactcacacaggggaaaagccattttcttgttcagaatattGGAAATGTTTTTCTACTAAATCAAACCTTGTTCaacatcagaaacttcacacaggggagaagccattttcatgttcagaatgtgggaaatgtttttcaaagAAAAGGGAAATTGTTCAACATCagcgaattcacacaggggagaagccgttttcatgttcggaatgtgggaaatgtttttctaggaAACCTATACTTgtttcacatcagagaattcacacaggggagaaaccattttcttgcTTAGAATGTGGAACATGTTTTTCCACAAAAGGAGAAATTGttcaacatcagagaattcacacaggagtggatccattttcttgttcagaatgtgggaaatgtttttctactaaatcaaatcttgttcaacatcagaaacttcacacaggagagaaaagaTTTTCTTGTTacgaatgtgggaagtgtttttcAACGAAAGGTTCaattgttaaacatcagaaaattcacacaggagcggatccattttcttgttcagaatgtgggaaatgtttttctactaaATCAAATCTTGTTCAACATAAGAAActgcacactggggagaagccattttcttgttccgaatgtgggaagtgtttttcAACTAAAGGTTCAATTGTTAAacatcagataattcacacaggggagaagccgttttcttgttctgaatgtgggaaatgtttttccagAAAATTTGAAATTGTTTCACAtctaagaattcacacaggggagaaaccatttttctgttcagaatgtgggatataTTGTTCTACTAGATCAAATCTTGTtcaacatcagaaaactcacacaggagagaagccattttcttgttcagaatga